GCGGGAGGATTAATTCATCATGGCTGACCATACCGAAGTCGACAGTGTCTCCGGCACCCCCACCACCGGCCACGCCTGGGACGGCATCAAGGAGCTCAACACCCCGCTGCCGCGGTGGTGGGTGATCACCTTCTACATCACCATCGTCTGGGCGATCGGCTACTGGATCGTGTATCCGGCCTGGCCGACCATCTCCAGCAACACTCAGGGCCTGTTCGGCTACTCGTCCCGTGCGGACGTGGGGGTCGAGCTTGCCAATCTCGAGAAGATCCGCGGCGCCAAGATGGCGGCGCTCGCGACCGCCTCGCTCGCCGACATCGAGAAGGATCCGGCGATGCTGGCCCTGGCGCGTGCCAAGGGCAAGACCGTGTTCGGCGACAACTGCGCCGCCTGCCACGGGACCGGCGCGGCCGGCGCCAAGGGCTTCCCGAACCTGAACGACGACGATTGGCTGTGGGGCGGCTCGCTGGAGCAGATCCAGCAGACCCTGCTGTACGGCGTGCGCTCGGGTCACCCGAAGACGCGCGAGGGCCAGATGCTCGCCTTCGGCAAGGACGGTGTCCTGAAGCCGGCGGAGATCGTCACGGTCGCCAACTACGTCCGCGAGCTGGCGGGCCTGCCGACCCGGCCGGGTTATGACGCCAAGGCCGGCGCCAAGGTCTTCGCCGAGAACTGCGTGGCCTGCCATGGCGACAACGCCAAGGGCAATCCGGAGCTCGGCGCGCCGAACCTCACGGACAAGATCTGGCTGTACGGCTCCGACGAGGCGACCTTGATCGAGACCATCACCAATGGTCGCGCCGGTGTCATGCCGGCCTGGGAGGGCCGTCTCGACCCGACCACGATCAAGGCGATGGCGGTCTATGTCCACTCGCTCGGTGGCGGAAAGTAACGGAAATCCAACGGAACTTTCCCTTCGATTGAGCTGGATCAACTGAGCGGCCGGAGGTGGACATACCTTCGGCCGCAACTGCGAGAAGACCCCCAGCCATGATCCGCCAGCCATGAACCAGACGGTAAGACCGGACGACCTGAAGCCTCAGGACCTGCAGCCCGTGGACGATTACGGTCCGCTCTATGCTGCGCACAAGAAGGTCTATCCGCAGAGCGTCTCGGGCACTTTCCGCCGGATCAAATGGGGCCTGATGGGCTTCTGCCTCGGCGTCTATTATTTCCTGCCGTTCGTGCGCTGGAATCGCGGCCTCGGCGCGCCCGACCAGGCGGTGCTGATCGACTTCTCGAACCACCGCTTCTATTTCTTCTTCATCGAGCTGTGGCCGCAGGAGGTGTACTACTTCACCGGCCTCCTGATCATCGCCGCCATCGGCCTGTTCCTGATGAACGCGATCGGCGGCCGTATCTGGTGCGGCTATCTGTGCCCTCAGACGGTGTGGACCGACCTGTTCTATGCCGTCGAGCGCCTGATCGAGGGTGACCGGCGGGAGCGCATGAAGAAGGATGCCTCCGGCGACCCGATGAAGCTGGAGCGGATTTCGGAGCTCGTGCTCAAGCATTCGATCTGGCTGATGATCGCGTGGTGGACCGGCGGCGCCTGGGTGCTGTATTTCAGCGATGCGCCGACGCTCGTGAAGGATCTCATCACCTTCCAGGGGCCGATGCTCGCCTATGTCTGGATCGCGATCCTGACCGCGACGACCTACACGCTCGCCGGCTTCATGCGCGAGCAGGTCTGCGTTTATATGTGCCCGTGGCCGCGCATCCAGGCGGCGCTGACCGACGAATGGGCGCTCAACGTCACCTACCGCTATGACCGCGGCGAGAGCCGCATGTCGGTCAAGAAGGCCGCCGAATTGCGCGCGCTCGGCCAGCCGGCCGGCGACTGCATCGATTGCAAGCAATGCGTGGCGGTATGCCCGACCGGCATCGACATCCGCGACGGCGCCCAGATGGATTGCATCCAGTGCGGCCTCTGCATCGACGCCTGCGATACCGTCATGACCAAGATCGGCCGCCCGACGCGGCTGATCGGCTATGACAACGACATCAACATCCATCGTCGACAGGAAGGCAAGCCGCCGATCTACAAGCTCGTGCGCCCGCGGACCATCGTCTATGCCGCGATCATCGCCGTGGTCGGCGGCGCCATGGTCTACAAGCTCGCGACCCGGTCGCTGCTCGAGGTTAACGTGCTGCACGATCGCAATCCGATCGCGATCAAGCTGTCCGACGGCTCGATCCGCAATGCCTATACGGTGCGCGTCCTCAACAAGCACGGCTTCGATCGCGTCATCGCCATCGACATCGAGGGGCCTGCCAATTCGACCGTCCACGTCGTCGGTGCGGATTCGGTGACGCCGGACCGGCCGATGATCGTGATCGGGCGCGACCAGACCGAGGAGCTGCGCCTCCTGGTGACCGCTCCCGAGGAGAACAATCCCGCGAAGTCCATCCCAGTGAAGTTCCATGTGACGGATATCGGTCTCGGCGTCGTCGCCTCCGCCACCGACAATTTCGTCAGCCCGTAGAGCTAAGGAGCCTGTCAATGGCCAGCCGTTCCAATCCTTCTTTCCAGCTGACCGGAGGCATGGTGCTCGCGATGCTCCTCGCCTTCTTCGGGACCGTGATCGGCGTCAACGTCTACATGATGAAGATGGCGATCTCGACCCTGCCGGGCACCGAGGTCGACAGCGCCTACAGCGCCAGCCTCGGCTACGAGAAGGAGATCGCGGCGGCGCGCGCCCAGGAGGCGCGGCGGTGGCAGGTCGAGGCGCATATCGAGCGTGGCGCCGGCGGCGCCGCCATCCTGCAGGTCAACGCGCGCGACGCGAGCGGCAATCCCGTCTCGGGCCTGACCTTCCAGGGCCGGCTCGAGCGTCCCGCCGACAAGCGCGCCGATCAGGACGTCGCCCTCGCCGAGGTCGGCATCGGCATCTATCGCGGCACGGCGGAGGCGATCGCGCCGGGCCAGTGGGACCTCGTGCTCGAAGGTGATTCCAGCGGCCGCCGCCTGTTCATGTCGAAGAACCGCGTGCTGCTGAACTGAAGGGACTTCCGATCATGCATGTGACGCGTGACTTCTCCCATTACGTCAAGGATCTCGGCGCCGGCCTGAAGCACATCGACCTCGCGGTCGAGGGTGTCAGCTGCGCCGGCTGCATGGCCAAGATCGAGCGCGGCCTCTCGGCACTGCCCGACGTGACGCTCGCGCGGGTCAACCTGACCGACCGCCGCGTCGCGCTGGAATGGAAGCAGGGCACGCTCGATCCGGCCAAGTTCATCGACCGCCTCGCCGAGCTCGGCTACAAGGCCTATCCGTTCGAGAAGGCAAGCGCCGAGGCCACCGAGGCCGAGGAATCGCGCTTCCTGCTGCGCTGTCTCGGCGTCGCCGCGTTCGCGACCATGAACGTGATGATGCTGTCGATCCCGGTGTGGTCCGGCAATGTCAGCGACATGCTGCCGGAGCAGCGCGACTTCTTCCACTGGCTGTCGGCCGTCATCGCATTGCCGGCCGCGGCCTATGCCGGCCAGCCGTTCTTCCGTTCGGCATGGCGCGCGCTCAAGAGCGGCAACGTCAACATGGACGTGCCGATCTGCATCGGCGTGATCCTGGCGCTGGGCATGTCGGTCGTCGAGACCTTCCACCACGCCGAGCACGCCTATTTCGACGCCGCGATCATGCTGCTGACCTTCCTGCTGGTCGGCCGCTATCTCGACCAGAACATGCGGCGGCGGACTCGCGCCGTCGCCGGCAATCTCGCCGCGCTGAAGGCGGAGACCGCGACCAAGTTCATCGGCCCCGACGAGATTTCGGAGGTACCGGTCGCCGCCGTTCGCGCCGGCGATCTCGTGCTGCTGCGGCCCGGCGAGCGCTGCGCTGTCGACGGCGTCGTGGTCGAGGGCCGCTCCGAGATCGACCAGAGCCTGATCACCGGCGAGACGCTGTACGTGCCGGCCGAGCAGGGCACCGCGGTCTATGCCGGTTCGCTCAACATTTCCGGCACGCTGCGCGTCCGGGTGTCGGCCGCGGCCGAGGGCACCTTGCTCGCCGAGATCACGCGCCTGCTCGACAACGCGCTGCAGGCCCGCTCGCGCTACATGCGCCTCGCCGACCGCGCCTCGCGGCTGTATGCGCCGGTGGTGCATGCGACCGCTGCGCTCACCGTGCTCGGCTGGGTGCTGATGGGCGCGAGCTGGCACGACGCCATCGTCACCGGCATCGCCGTGCTGATCATCACCTGCCCCTGCGCCCTCGGGCTCGCGATTCCCACCGTGCAGACCGTGGCGTCGGGCGCGATGTTCAAGTCCGGCGTGCTGCTCAATGCGGGCGATGCGATCGAGCGCCTCGCCGAGGCCGATCACGTCATCTTCGACAAGACCGGCACCTTGACGCTGCCGGAGCTCGAGGTCGTCAACGCCGCCGACATCCCTGCAGATGTGTTCGCGCTGGCCGGCCAGCTAGCGCTGTCGAGCCATCATCCGGTGGCCGCGGCGGTGGCCCAGGCCGCCAATGCGCGGTCGCCGCTGATGGGCGCGGTCGAGGAGCCGGGCCAGGGTGTCCGCGCCGTCGTTGACGGCGTCGAGATCAGGCTGGGACGTCCAACCTTCTGCGGCGCCGAGGCGCTGGTTGCGCAGACCGGCAGCGTCGATCCCGAGGCCTCGGTGGTGGCCTTCAGCCGCGGCGACAGCAAGTACCTGTTCTCGGTGCGGCAGGGCTTGCGCCCCGACGCCGCCAAGATCGTCGCCGGCCTGCAGCGGCGCGGCATCAAGGTCGAGATCCTCTCGGGCGATCGCGAGGCGGCGGTGGCTGCGGCCGCCAAGGCGCTCGGCATCGGCGAGTGGCGCGCCGGCGTCACGCCGGCCGACAAGATCGCGCGCATCGAGGAGCTGAAGCGCGCGGGCGTCAAGGTCATGATGGTCGGCGACGGCATGAACGACGCGCCGTCGCTCGCCGCCGCGCACGTCTCGATGTCGCCGATCTCGGCCGCGCATCTGAGCCAGGCCACCGCCGATCTCGTCTTCCTCGGTCGTCCCCTGGCGCCGGTGCTGGCCGCGATCGACTACGCGCGCAAGGCGCTGCATCTGATGCGGCAGAATCTGTGGCTCGCAGTCGGCTATAACGCCCTGGCGGTGCCGCTTGCGATCAGCGGCGTCGTCACCCCGCTGATCGCGGCAGCCGCGATGTCCGGCTCGTCGATCATCGTCATGCTGAATGCGCTGCGTGCCCGCAAGGTGGCCGGGGAGGCCGCGTCATGGAAGTGATGATCATTCTCGTCCCGCTCGCTCTGGCGCTCGGCCTTGCCGGCCTGGTCGGCTTTCTCTGGTCGCTGAAGAGCGGCCAGTATGAGGATCTCGAAGGGGCGGCCTGGCGCGCCATCGCCGACGACGATGAGCAGGCCCCGCCGGCTCAGCCCGAGGCCGCGCCGAGCCGGTCCTGAACGCCTGGCAGCGTCATCCGACGCGCCAGGTATCCCGCGACCGCGAGCGCGGCGGCGATGCCTGCCACGCAAGCCGTCCAGCCGAACCGGTCGAACAACTGGCCGAGCACGGCCGTTCCGATGATGCCGCCGGCGAAATAGCTGGCGAGGTAAAGACCGCTTGCAACGCCCTGATCGTGGGCGGCGGTCTTTCCGACGAAACCTGTGGTCACGGCCTGGGCGAAGAACGTGCCCGCTCCGACCAGCACCATGCCGGCGAGCACCGCCCCGAGCTGTGACGACAGCATCAGGACGAGGCCGAGGCCTGCGGTTGCGAGTGCGCCCCAGATCGCGCCCTGTGTGCCAATCCTTGCGACCGTCCGGCCGGCGAGCAGCGTGGTGACGATCGAGGGCAGGAAGACGAAATACACCAGTCCGACCTCCATCATGCCGAGCGACAGCGGCGGTCGCACCAGCACGAAGTTCACGAAGGTGAAGGCGCCGATGAAGGCGAACAGGACGCAGAAGCCGACGCCGAAGGCCGCGCGCAGCCGGCGGTCGCGCAGGTGATCGGCGATGGCCCCGCCGCGCAGCCGCATCGTTCCCTGCGCACGCATGGCCGCGCCTCCGACCGCGAATGCGGCGAGAAGGGCGCCGCAGACATTGAGCGCGGCGAAGACGTAGAAGGTCGGCTTGAGGCCCAGGGCACCGGTGAGACCGGCCGAGAGCAGGCGCCCGACCAGATTGCTGGCGACGTTGCCGGTGATATAGGCCGCGAAGGCGCCGCCGGCCTCGCTGGCGGTGCACTGCTCGCCGAGATAGGCAAGGGTGAGGGCGAACGCCGAGGCCATGCACAGGCCCTGCAGGATGCGCAAGCCTGCGAACACCGTCAGGTCGGGCGCGCTGCCGAGCAAGGCGGTGAAGCCGGCGAGCAGGGCAAGGCTGGCGACGATGCCGATCCGGCGATCGATCAGCGGGCTGAGCAGGCCGATGACCAGGCTCGCGATCGCCATTCCCAGCGTGCAGGCGTTGACGGCAAGCCCCATCTCGGCCGCGCTGACCTGATAGTAGCGCGCGAGGACCGGCAGCATCGCCTGCGCCGCGAACAGATCGACGAGGCTGAAAAAGGCGAGCAGGCCGACCAGGACCGCGCGCCGCGCCGCCCTTCGTGCATTCACATCGGCGGCTCCAATCGGCAACCGTGCGGACAGATCCGTCATGGCAATCTCCTCGGCTCCACAGGCAACGCGGCCGCATCCGGATCGCCTGCCTGAAGGGGGCGATCCGAAGGCGGCTGGCGGAGGCCCGCGATCTACATGTTGTGATCGTGCGGATCCTTGCGAACGTCGCCGACATAGAGGATGACCGTCTCCTTGCCGTCGTTCTTCCACCAATGCGACGTGCCGAACACCTCGGCTCTCAGATCGCCGGCCTTGTGCAGGATCGGCTCGGCGCAGTTGCTGGCATATTCGATGATCTCGCCCTGCTGAACGAAGATCAGCGCCGGGCGATCGTCATGGCTGTGCCACGGCACGATGCCGCCGGGCGCGATGGTCAGCTTGCGGAAGCGCAACTCGCGGTCCTTGATATTGGCGGGCTGCTTGGCGAGATCGATCGCGCCAAGCGTGACGTCGGTAACGCCGACCGCCTTGACGTCGGCTTTCTCACGTACGCCGGCCTTGATCTTGTCGGCCGGACACTCGCCGGCGCGGGCGCCGGACGCCGCGATCACCGTCGTAGCAACGGCCAGGACGAAAGCAGCGCTCAGGCGGCGCGCGCGTGTAGGTGCGATCTGCATCAACATGTCATTGTCTCCTCTGATGGAACAGCGGCCCGCGCCGAGCGGGCATCGCGAGGCGCACCATCGGGGAGCAGGGGACATGATGGAAATGCATCCTTTCTCTGGAGCCGATAGACCGCCGCTATCGATAGGCGGACGCTATCCTCGCGATTGGACAACGGCATTTCTCAAGCAGAGCAGGTCGCGCTTGTAATGCGGACGCCCGATGACGGGCGACAGCATTCATGAGGAGGAGATATCCATGACCCGCCTGTCCAAGACCTTGATCGCCGCGGCCGTGGTCGCGGTCTCTGCCACCGCAGCCATCGCGCAAGGCGGTCTCGATCTCGCGCCCGGCATGGCCTATGTCTACAGCGCCGGCAAGACCAGCATGATGACGATGGCCGCCGGCGACGCCAATCATCGGGCCATGATGCGCCACGCCAGGAAGGTGCCGAACAACACCGTCTTCTTCATGAGCGACGGGCAGCTCTATTCGGCGTCCGGCATGCTCGATCCCACCGGCAATTTCTATCGGCCCTGAGCGCGACGGTCGGGCAGGCCGCCCTTGTGGTCGGCTTGCCCGGGAAACTATCATGGTTGGGGTCCTGAACCTGCCGGAGCTGCTCATGACAGTGCTTTCACCCGCGGATGCCGAGCGGCTCAGACAGGCCTTCCTGCAATGCAGGGAGATGCAGGGCACCCTGCGTCAGCAGCTCGAGGCCTATGCCGCTGCGGGTCGCGAGATCTTTCCGGCCTACGCATCCGCCGTCGACCGCCTGGTGGCGCGGCTCGGAGACAACGGCGGCGGCGAGACTGCGCCGCGGCCCGGTGAGACGATGCCGCCATTCGTCCTGCCCGATGAGGCTGGCCGGCTAGTGAGCCTGCAATCCTGCCTCGTCCGGGGGCCGGTCGCCGTGATGTTCTTCCGCGGCCATTGGTGCCCCTATTGCCGGCTCAACGTTCGCGCGGTGATCAAGGCGCAGGAGCGCATCGACGCCGCGGGCGGCGCGATCGTCGCGATCATGCCGGAGCTGCAGGCGTTCACGCAGCAGTTCAAATCGGACGCCGGCGCCACCTTCCCTGTGTTGACGGACCTCGACAACGGCTATGCCTTGTCGCTCAACCTCGCGATCTGGCTTGGTCGTGAGATCCAGCAACTACTGGCGCACCAGGACCTGGCGAGCTTCCACGGCAATGACGGCTGGGTGTTGCCCATTCCGGCTGCCTTCGTGGTCGGGCGTGACGGTCTCGTAAAGGCGCGTTTCGTCGATCCCGATTTCCGCAAGCGGATGGAAATCGACGATCTGGTCGAAGCGCTTCGCCAGGCCGCGGCTCAGGACAGCTGAGCGAGCCATTCCTGCCAGTTCCTGCCGCGCAGCATGCGCATCACGGTCGAGGCAACCGCCGTGCGTTCACGGCCAGCAACGCCGTAGAGATGAACGGTGCGCCGCACGTCGAGTCCGTCGACGGTGGCCCGATGCAGGGTCTCCGGCAGCGTGGTCGTTTGCGGCACCACACCGATGCCGACTCCGGCTTCCATCAGCGCGATCAGGTCGCGTTCGGAGTGGACATCATGAGTTCGTCCGAGGTCGACGCCGCGTTCGCGGAGCAGCGTGCGCAACCTGTCCGCATGTTCGCAATAGTTGCGGCACAGCAACGCGTCACCGCCCAGATCATCGATCGCGATCGGATCCTGCCCGGCCAGCCGGTGCCGGCTGCTCACGGCGAGCGCGAAGTCCTCCGTGAAGAGAGGCCAGACATCCAGCCGATCCCAGGTCTCGTCGATCTCCGAGGCGATGCCGAGCTCCGCTTCGCCGCTCTTCAGATGCTCTGCGATCATGCGGCTGCTGCCGCGTAGAAACCTGAGCTCGAGCTGGTTGAACTGGCGCTGCAGCTGATCGAGCAGCGGGATCAGCAGCGCAAGGTCGACCGAGTCGGCGAGCGCGATCCGGAGCGTGCCGAGCTCTCCGCTCTTGAAGGACGAGGCGAGGGTTCGCGCGCCAACGGCAGCCTCGTAGCATTGCTTCAGCAGTGGATGCATGCGCTGGCCGAGCTCGGTGAGTTGCGCGGCCGGCCGCTCACGCCGGAACAAGTCGCCACCGAGCTCGGCTTCGAGCTGCTTGATCGCACGCGTCAGCGACGGCTGCGTCACGTTGCATTCCTCGGCCGCGCGCGTGAAGTGCAGCAGCCGGGCAACGGCAAGAAAATACCGAACCTGATGCATTTCCATCGAGGTGCTCCGTTCGATCGGGCTGACGTCCCGGGTGCAATATCCTACCAAGCGGGGCTTGGCACCAGCGATTGCGATAGCGAGCACCTATCGTGTGGCGAGCCAAACGGCATTTCCATTGGTCATGGCGGCCCGGCAATTTGTGCAGGCACGGGGCTCAACTGCTCGGACGAAGGCGACGCCATGGCTGTAGATTCACTGAAAGCCCGATCCACATTACCTCCGTTGTCCGGCAGGGTGGCGGTGATCACCGGCTCGTCCAGCGGCATCGGTCTGGGGATTGCGCAGGCACTTGCCGGTGCCGGGGCGCACGTCATGCTGAACGGCTTCGGAGCTCCCGAGGAGATCGGCCGCATCAGGTCGCAGATCGCTGCGGAGTTCGGTGTTCGCACCGGCTATGCTGCGGCCGACATGACGCAGCCGGAAGCGATCGCGAGCATGATGGCCGGTACCCTGCAGGAATTTGGCCGTATCGACATCCTGGTCAACAACGCCGGCATTCAACACGTCGCGCCGCTCGAGCAGTTTCCCGTCGAAAAGTGGGACGCCATCG
This region of Bradyrhizobium sp. SZCCHNS1050 genomic DNA includes:
- the ccoP gene encoding cytochrome-c oxidase, cbb3-type subunit III gives rise to the protein MADHTEVDSVSGTPTTGHAWDGIKELNTPLPRWWVITFYITIVWAIGYWIVYPAWPTISSNTQGLFGYSSRADVGVELANLEKIRGAKMAALATASLADIEKDPAMLALARAKGKTVFGDNCAACHGTGAAGAKGFPNLNDDDWLWGGSLEQIQQTLLYGVRSGHPKTREGQMLAFGKDGVLKPAEIVTVANYVRELAGLPTRPGYDAKAGAKVFAENCVACHGDNAKGNPELGAPNLTDKIWLYGSDEATLIETITNGRAGVMPAWEGRLDPTTIKAMAVYVHSLGGGK
- the ccoG gene encoding cytochrome c oxidase accessory protein CcoG; this translates as MNQTVRPDDLKPQDLQPVDDYGPLYAAHKKVYPQSVSGTFRRIKWGLMGFCLGVYYFLPFVRWNRGLGAPDQAVLIDFSNHRFYFFFIELWPQEVYYFTGLLIIAAIGLFLMNAIGGRIWCGYLCPQTVWTDLFYAVERLIEGDRRERMKKDASGDPMKLERISELVLKHSIWLMIAWWTGGAWVLYFSDAPTLVKDLITFQGPMLAYVWIAILTATTYTLAGFMREQVCVYMCPWPRIQAALTDEWALNVTYRYDRGESRMSVKKAAELRALGQPAGDCIDCKQCVAVCPTGIDIRDGAQMDCIQCGLCIDACDTVMTKIGRPTRLIGYDNDINIHRRQEGKPPIYKLVRPRTIVYAAIIAVVGGAMVYKLATRSLLEVNVLHDRNPIAIKLSDGSIRNAYTVRVLNKHGFDRVIAIDIEGPANSTVHVVGADSVTPDRPMIVIGRDQTEELRLLVTAPEENNPAKSIPVKFHVTDIGLGVVASATDNFVSP
- a CDS encoding FixH family protein, which produces MASRSNPSFQLTGGMVLAMLLAFFGTVIGVNVYMMKMAISTLPGTEVDSAYSASLGYEKEIAAARAQEARRWQVEAHIERGAGGAAILQVNARDASGNPVSGLTFQGRLERPADKRADQDVALAEVGIGIYRGTAEAIAPGQWDLVLEGDSSGRRLFMSKNRVLLN
- a CDS encoding cation-translocating P-type ATPase → MHVTRDFSHYVKDLGAGLKHIDLAVEGVSCAGCMAKIERGLSALPDVTLARVNLTDRRVALEWKQGTLDPAKFIDRLAELGYKAYPFEKASAEATEAEESRFLLRCLGVAAFATMNVMMLSIPVWSGNVSDMLPEQRDFFHWLSAVIALPAAAYAGQPFFRSAWRALKSGNVNMDVPICIGVILALGMSVVETFHHAEHAYFDAAIMLLTFLLVGRYLDQNMRRRTRAVAGNLAALKAETATKFIGPDEISEVPVAAVRAGDLVLLRPGERCAVDGVVVEGRSEIDQSLITGETLYVPAEQGTAVYAGSLNISGTLRVRVSAAAEGTLLAEITRLLDNALQARSRYMRLADRASRLYAPVVHATAALTVLGWVLMGASWHDAIVTGIAVLIITCPCALGLAIPTVQTVASGAMFKSGVLLNAGDAIERLAEADHVIFDKTGTLTLPELEVVNAADIPADVFALAGQLALSSHHPVAAAVAQAANARSPLMGAVEEPGQGVRAVVDGVEIRLGRPTFCGAEALVAQTGSVDPEASVVAFSRGDSKYLFSVRQGLRPDAAKIVAGLQRRGIKVEILSGDREAAVAAAAKALGIGEWRAGVTPADKIARIEELKRAGVKVMMVGDGMNDAPSLAAAHVSMSPISAAHLSQATADLVFLGRPLAPVLAAIDYARKALHLMRQNLWLAVGYNALAVPLAISGVVTPLIAAAAMSGSSIIVMLNALRARKVAGEAASWK
- the ccoS gene encoding cbb3-type cytochrome oxidase assembly protein CcoS, translating into MEVMIILVPLALALGLAGLVGFLWSLKSGQYEDLEGAAWRAIADDDEQAPPAQPEAAPSRS
- a CDS encoding MFS transporter; protein product: MTDLSARLPIGAADVNARRAARRAVLVGLLAFFSLVDLFAAQAMLPVLARYYQVSAAEMGLAVNACTLGMAIASLVIGLLSPLIDRRIGIVASLALLAGFTALLGSAPDLTVFAGLRILQGLCMASAFALTLAYLGEQCTASEAGGAFAAYITGNVASNLVGRLLSAGLTGALGLKPTFYVFAALNVCGALLAAFAVGGAAMRAQGTMRLRGGAIADHLRDRRLRAAFGVGFCVLFAFIGAFTFVNFVLVRPPLSLGMMEVGLVYFVFLPSIVTTLLAGRTVARIGTQGAIWGALATAGLGLVLMLSSQLGAVLAGMVLVGAGTFFAQAVTTGFVGKTAAHDQGVASGLYLASYFAGGIIGTAVLGQLFDRFGWTACVAGIAAALAVAGYLARRMTLPGVQDRLGAASG
- a CDS encoding cupin domain-containing protein, whose product is MQIAPTRARRLSAAFVLAVATTVIAASGARAGECPADKIKAGVREKADVKAVGVTDVTLGAIDLAKQPANIKDRELRFRKLTIAPGGIVPWHSHDDRPALIFVQQGEIIEYASNCAEPILHKAGDLRAEVFGTSHWWKNDGKETVILYVGDVRKDPHDHNM
- a CDS encoding peroxiredoxin-like family protein → MTVLSPADAERLRQAFLQCREMQGTLRQQLEAYAAAGREIFPAYASAVDRLVARLGDNGGGETAPRPGETMPPFVLPDEAGRLVSLQSCLVRGPVAVMFFRGHWCPYCRLNVRAVIKAQERIDAAGGAIVAIMPELQAFTQQFKSDAGATFPVLTDLDNGYALSLNLAIWLGREIQQLLAHQDLASFHGNDGWVLPIPAAFVVGRDGLVKARFVDPDFRKRMEIDDLVEALRQAAAQDS
- a CDS encoding LysR family transcriptional regulator; this encodes MEMHQVRYFLAVARLLHFTRAAEECNVTQPSLTRAIKQLEAELGGDLFRRERPAAQLTELGQRMHPLLKQCYEAAVGARTLASSFKSGELGTLRIALADSVDLALLIPLLDQLQRQFNQLELRFLRGSSRMIAEHLKSGEAELGIASEIDETWDRLDVWPLFTEDFALAVSSRHRLAGQDPIAIDDLGGDALLCRNYCEHADRLRTLLRERGVDLGRTHDVHSERDLIALMEAGVGIGVVPQTTTLPETLHRATVDGLDVRRTVHLYGVAGRERTAVASTVMRMLRGRNWQEWLAQLS